A stretch of the Lactuca sativa cultivar Salinas chromosome 9, Lsat_Salinas_v11, whole genome shotgun sequence genome encodes the following:
- the LOC111920513 gene encoding uncharacterized protein LOC111920513, which yields MEEKQLKGDLVEVARSLRAKFDAENAKGPPCEGVQPKEIFMIRSKRSREERRGDQVIVKPSARALTFSIQDPRPDGWKGDNPMIIQTSIKDVTIHRVFVDTGSSADIIYEHCFRLLSDRWKDNLRPTTGRLVGFTGHSLWPLGTIHLPLTVTSHDKQRKKTALIDFVVIRHSAEHNIILGRTALLKLGAVPSTMYGIMKFDTPKGEATILATPPRELRFYTVMKPA from the coding sequence ATGGAGGAGAAACAACTTAAGGGAGACCTGGTGGAGGTGGCGCGAAGCCTACGTGCCAAATTCGATGCTGAGAACGCCAAAGGTCCACCCTGCGAAGGAGTTCAGCCCAaggagatattcatgatacgCAGTAAAAGAAGTAGGGAGGAACGGCGAGGCGATCAAGTCATTGTTAAACCGTCAGCACGCGCGCTCACGTTTTCCATACAGGATCCCCGGCCGGATGGCTGGAAAGGTGACAACCCTATGATAATACAGACATCCATCAAAGACGTGACTATCCATAGGGTCTTTGTCGACACCGGGAGTTCAGCAGACATCATCTATGAGCATTGTTTCCGGCTCCTTTCGGATCGTTGGAAAGACAATTTGCGACCTACAACGGGTAGGCTGGTGGGATTCACCGGCCACAGCCTGTGGCCGTTGGGCACCATCCACCTCCCCTTAACAGTCACTAGCCACGACAAGCAGCGGAAGAAGACTGCCCTGATAGACTTTGTGGTCATTCGACACTCGGCGGAGCACAACATCATCTTAGGGAGGACTGCCCTCTTGAAGTTAGGGGCCGTACCTTCAACCATGTATGGGATCATGAAATTCGACACACCAAAAGGCGAAGCCACGATTTTGGCCACCCCGCCCAGAGAATTGCGGTTCTATACAGTTATGAAACCAGCATAA